GCCAAGGGTTCGTGGAGTGTAACATAATCAGAAGCCTTGGCTAGCAAAGATGACATAGTTTAAGAACTATCTTTAAGATAATTCAAAAGCAATTACCAGGTATTTAGTTTCCAAAAGCATTCCCAAAATGCAACTATGCATTCAACAAGAGGCTGAAAGGGCCTGTATTGTTAACATGAAATTGCAATCAGTTGTTATAAGAAGTGATCAAGTTGACAGTTGATGGGCCAGAAGAATGTATGATGATACAACACTGTAGTCTTTattattctttcatacctacgggtgtaatactggctggtctagggcaataaaCTCATGtagcctgaggctgtattgcatggcaacctatgcaataaagcctcgtgatgtcacgacgtcaacaaaatctcttttTCCTCAgcaaaaattaaacatttttttcccaaatatgactggttttactctaaaagatgcaaacaacggaatttgtgttgaaaatatcacgtatcACGTAGTCgcggatttcttcgaatttctttcaaaatggtgggatattaaagttgtaaaattgcaataaaacgtcgaggtatgaaagaaaaatactctttcataagtggatatgaaggatagggatattctaccctctggatcacaaaatgttgcaaacccttggcaagcctcaggttttactacattttgtgatcctcgggtagaatatccacatatgaaagagtcttatattatattACCAGCTGGTTAATTCATATATAATACTCACATGTCCTTTGTGACATTGAATCCCTCGCTGTTTTCCATTGTAGATTATTGGTGTAAGTCCCCAACAAGTCATATATCTCCATAAACACAATTACACCAACAAGTCTGAGATTTCTGTCAGGAGGGGTATACAAAGGCCAAAATCACTGGTTCCTTCCAGGAGTCcaaattttagataaaattctGATACGAGACAAATGAAGATGTCTGTTCAAAACTGTTTGTTGTATAAgtttagaattattaattaAGAGTTGATGCTGATATCCCAACCATAAACTTAGTACACAACTAGAAAGGATGGCTGTTTTTGTCCAGAttgttgttggtacatgtacatgtaagtgatGTCCACCTTAAGTATCCAGATCTCCTGTTTCCATGGGCTTTCTGTGAATTTGAAGACAGAAGTTAAGAAGTTTTAGAATGCAAGAATACGAACCGAGTACACCCTACGCTAGCCGAATATGGGGCGAATTTAGTCAGAGCTCGACTGTACGACAAGGCAACTCTGTGACTTTTAAGTTTGTCACACTGTAGTCACTTGCCTGTAAATTTATACACTGTCATGCTCCAATCATTTCAATGTGTCAACAGGATATAATGATTGTTCATAAGTATCTCTAAACAGAATCTGGATAATGTAATGCACAACCAgcaaacatttaaaacatcTTAATGGAATTCTTATTACAGTACCTTGGTCATCCTTGATTTTCCAGTGGTTACATCCCTGGATTATGTCATAGTAAACCTTTGAAGATTATGTAAAGAGCAATGCCTAACTTCAAACCCATACatttgattttttcttttgatatacatttaagGACCAATTTACCTGTTGCATATGTTATTACACACAGAACCATCAGTTTTGGTGGATATAAATTTGGCTTACAGTATAATACATCGTGTTCTAAATTCCCTCACTACACTCCATCAGCAAGGACAAGACTTGAGCTACCTGATACATTGTATTCTAGCATTTCTCCACAGCCTGTCTGCATGCAGTTTTTGAAATCCTTACTAAGGTTTCAAGATACTAAAAACAACTATATTTTCATGTGATTCAAACCTTTGCATAGTTTTGTGAGTAAGCTTGAACAGGAATTCAAGTGTTTCATGAACAATTGTAAAAGGTATACAAATATGGTCAATGCACACAATTGGCAATGTTATTTAAGTACTCATGATCATCAATTTATTTACATCTCAAATATGTTTGGAATAATAAAGGCAGGAACTATTGTAAACATGAAACTAAAATAGTTTACAGTTACAGTCCTTACGTATAATAGTTATGACTTCATACAGTCCTAGTAAAACATGACTTCACAATCCCTGGAACAAATTGGAGCCATTACATTTAATCGGTTTAACATAttactacagtatatatagcCAGGGGTAAAGATGTGTCAGGTTGAGGAAAGCTgaagtacccagagaaaaatcactgaccaacaGTTAATTGGCAATTGCCCCACAAGGGATTTAAACTCAGAGCTTGTGGCAAAATATCAGGATATGTTGACCACTCGGCTACTGTGGCACCACTCGGCTACTGTGGCACCACTCGGCTACTGTGGCACCACTCGACTACTGTGGCACCATGTGGCCATGGGGCCAATCATACTCAAATGAGGTCATTTTACTATAATCAACTCCCACCCCTTAAAGTATAGAATAAAAACACAGTCTTTCTTAACCCATTCACcactgaaatttcataatggactggtccagtctctgatttagaagagcctaaatgtgtcttcaggggtgaaagaGTTAGAACAATATACAGAGATTTAAAAGACAATTTAGATAAGTTTAACGTTTAATGATTTCATAGCACAGTATAAAGAACAAATATGTTAGGATTAgaataaatttgatattgtatttaatattaaataggAGATACATCACCTATAACTCTAAGCTTATTAGGTCTGTGTTTGGTaacgtttaaaaaaaaatactcgcGCCTGGTCACTAAAACCCCAAATGATGCACTTAAGGAGTTCAACATTATCATTGTCAAGACCTATGATAGTACTAATCATCTTCATGTCCGTCTTCCATTTTCTCAAGGCCTTCTTTGAACGCTTTCATCTTTTCACGGACAAGCTCTGactttttcttcattttctttttgGCTTTACTTTTTTCTGCTTTCTTTTGTTCATTATAACTATTTTCTCCATTGTAAAGAAAATCCAATTTTTCCACCATTTTCTCTCTGGCTAGCTTTCTGTTCACTTCTAAAGATCTTGACACATGCATCTACAACACAAAATCAGACAATGCAGTAACTGATGTCATTCACAATTTCACAAACAAGATCACCACTCAAATCAAAGCACAAGAGAGCACCTAGATTCTAGAACAAACCAGCCTCTGATCATACTTACGAGTTCAAAGACAGAACAGTtccaaatatttcataaatacagATTTTCCACAAAATAGCTACTATCACACAATTACCATCATCCACAGAGTTACAAAAGATTCCAACAAGTACATCATATTTATGTTATAGCTACTAGTATATCAAGGTTTTCTATTCCATTATATGCTCCATTTCTGATATATCCCACTTTGTTGTTGGGGATGGGGATGGATGGACTTTGACCAAGCATGATCTGATTTATCCTGTAACTTGGATTGGATATAATTACCTATCTTGACCTATATAATCCTGTAAGTAGGTTACCTATGTTGAACTGTTTTACCCCGTAACTAGGTCATCTACCTtggccttatatatatatctctgtAACTAGGTTAACTGGACTTATATCAGACCATAACTAATTTACCTACTGTGACCTGTTTACCCAATAACTAGGTTATCTCCTTTGAAATGTTTTACACTATGACTTGGTAATCTCCCTTGACCTGTTAACCCAATTACTTGGTTATCTCCCAGATGTCgcaaaagttgaaaaaaatggccAGACATTCGGACCAGGAAGGACTGTGCGTAAGCTGGACCAAACAAGATTTTGCCGGACCGAACATTAATGTGAAGTTTTGAAGTAAATATAACTTCCTGCTATAAGTATCCGGGCAGCTGTTTTAATGATTATCTAATTTATCTTATCTTATATATCTTTTTACATATTTGCCAGGTTCGGCACCTGCATAACACTTCAGAGACACCATTTCTACCAACTTCCAGCACTCAATAATTGCCAGACGGTCGGTCCGAACCGGATTTTAAAATAGGTGGTCCGAGTCAAATATTGCCGGACATGTCCGTCGGACCGGCAAATTTTGTGATGTCAGATCTCCTCTGACCTGTTTTACACTATAActtggttatctcccttgacctGTTTTACCCAATAactaggttatctcccttgacctGTTTTACCCTActtggttatctcccctgtttaCCCTATAActtggttatctcccttgacctGTTTTACCCAATAActtggttatctcccttgacctGTTTTACCCAATAActtggttatctcccttgacttGTTTTACCCAATAActtggttatctcccttgacttGTTTTACCCAATAActtggttatctcccttgacctGTTTTACCCTATAACTTGGCTATCTCCCTTGACCTGTTTAAATCCTGTAAATAGGTCACTTACCTTGACCTGAAGTCCAGTCGGTTTGTGCAGTAGTAAGACACAGTTATTCGTCTTTGCCACGGCTTGACCCCCTGCTCCACCTCCGCGCATAAAACTCTCCTCCAAATCTTCTTCCTTAAGTTCTGGAAATTCGTAATGCTTTTTGGATATCCATTGTCGCTTCAAAGAAGTTGTTACCAGTGGTTTAACTACCAAAACTTGTGACGGTCTCATCTGAGAAGAATTTCTATATGAAGTTAATGCTGAGAACAAGTGATGACTGGAATGTGTATGATAGGGTACTGATAGAAGCCTGCCCTTCATATTGTCAGAAATTGGCGAATAATCTGTCTTGTCAACACTGTATTGTCTCACTTGGTGTAAAAACAAAGAACgattcattttaatttcacGTCCATCATGCTTTGagatatttgaaaaaagaaattgaggTTGTTTTTTCAGATGTCCATAAATTGGCAAATTCTGTCTTGAAAAGCTGAGAGCGATTTCAGAAACTGGTCTGATATACGATTTAACTGATATTTCTGGTGATACAGCTTGCCTTAGAAAACACAAAGAATCACTAAATTCTTTATCCATAactgagttacttccctttatccTTTCAACATATTGCAATTGACAATCACTCATTTGGCATATTGGCTGAGATACATGAAATTTTACACAGTTTTCGGTTGAAGAAATTTTCACTAATTGAAACAACTTTGTTAAAACATCAACTCCAGCTTGGCACATTAAGAACATAGTTTCTTTCACAGAATGGTTTGGCACTTTTTCAGGTTTTTCCTGAGGATGATCCATGGACATACACACATTCATCGGTGACACAAACCTCTGCAGACTTGCTGCTGATTTCCGAGCTTGGAATAACACATCATTACTCTGTTTCCAAATCCTTCTAAAACAAGTCTTCCTCTTTGTCAGGTAAGTCATGTTTCTGTTGTAATTAATAACAGGAAAATGTCACGCTATATAGTATACCTGTTCCAACAGCAGTCATCAACTTTAATAATCTATAAAAATGTCACGCTATATACCTGTTCAAACAGCAGTCATCAACTTTAATAATCTATAAAAATGTCACGCTATATACCTGTTCAAACAGCAGTCATCAACTTTAATAATctataaaaagttaaaaacGTTCCGCTAGGGTTACATGGCTATATCCCCTGATCTGGCATCTGAAATTCAACTCGTGTAACTTCTACCACAAGGGGTACCTGAATAATACAGTCAAgtctgtctatagagaccacccacAGGACTAATAAAATCGTCTTTAGATCCAAATGGTCTTTATAATTGGCACCTTAGAAGGTGGTCTTatcaagcaggtggtctttatacagaggggGTAACTAGGACTCCTAAAACCTTACATACGTGTATATAAATGAGAGTAAGTATGTTTTCATTAGCAGGTTTAACAGTATCTATATTCAATGTTATGCATAttacacatacattatatatatgtattatcaaatgtatatacaGGATCAACTTTTGATCCAAATATAATGAGTTCTGTGTGGCAACAAACAAGAATTCAGCTTCAtccaaaattatttcattttaagtaaCTGCTAAATCTTTTTGGTTGCCATTTTTATGGTAATGGACAATTGCAAAATgaatgttgttggttttttttttgtaaaattatacATAGGTCTGTAATCATACTTCATAATtacaatgttttaattatatactTACAAGAATACAGTATTTCCTCTGTCACTTTTACTGCAGCATTAGCTTCCCTCAGTCTGTAAAACAGAATTATgtataaatgaattaatttaatcaaaaaCAGCATGATAAAATTTGAAAAGTCCTCAGGGTTTTTCATATAAGCTTTCATGTCTATACAATCAAGGTCAATTTCTCGATTAAAATGGGATTGAAAATATTCCAGATCATTTAAGTAAAAGTCGAAATAGATCTTTTAGTCTAAATATtagatattttgtaaaatattgttttaccaTTGGATGAAAAGTGACGTCAGGAAtaataattttttagcaaaatttcCACTTGCATACTGTATTATGCCTATTATGCCATAATGGCCACGGACTGTACGTAAATGGTTTAAAGTTGGAGTTAATTGTACATATGCGGTATCTTACGAAGATAGCGTCACAGGTGACCAAATAAATAATTGAcatcaataaaaacatgcacTTATACCAGAGGCAGTCCTTCCtaattttattcttttaaagATGAGATTTTAGAGATAAATAAACAGAGTATATGAAGTTAATGTACAATTTACTGTTGCTTTGTCCCACCTAATGCAGTGATAAAATGGTCTCGACATTACTAAAATCACATTGTCAAAATATGATGTAACATCTTCAATTGCAGATCATCGGAGGGTGGGATAATCTGTGATTGTACGAATTAATTCACctcattatttttaattgttatctcaaaatcaatgtaaaatgcACTTAACATTGAGGAATTTTAACTGGAACTCGGGAGATCTGGATCAaactatttgtttttgaagatggcggctgtggtggccatcttggatttcatatTTCAGACTTCATTTTTTGGGATGCATGAAAACAGATGAAGCGTGGCCAAAGATAAAATGCATTTGCTAATGTTGGCCTATCTCAATAtcccttaaagggacaattcagtctaagagaacattaaaatttgtacatatatcggaaaaaacccagttctaatggaaattagatcagtcggttttactctgatatgcctgaaaagcccatggtggtgacatgtgtgtggaatgttcaaactcgctggctgtccgccattacacactttGGTCGAAcctcttgtatgccgaaccctgtcccttgcttgTAGAGTAATGCATTACTTTTGTCAAAAACTGCtcaaatcattttatcaccttctcagtggttatgcagttcatttgtttaacgtatgtgactttggctcgggcatatgtacagcgtccatattgtacctggtaaatcgtattgatcaacgatttgatatttcagcgatattaattaaaatactaaacaatgtcgtggaattggtcaatgttttacgttatatgtctcataagaaatgtagaacaatacgtTTATGCTAtgttttgcttcttggttatgtaaaagaattagcctaagtgaattgtctctttaagcaTAATCATGAGTTTGCCTATTATTTTCAGTGTTAggcaatattttttgtttgtttgtttgattaattaacgtcctattaacagctatggtcatgtaaggacggcctcccatgtatgcggtatgttgcgtgaatgttgtgcgaggtgcgtgttttgagagactgcggtatattcatgttgtgtcttcttgtatagtggaacttttgaactttttatagtgctatatcactgaagcatgccgccgaagacaccaagcaacacatccaacccagtcacattatactgacaacgggcgaaccagtcgtcccactccgtgtatgctgagcgttaagcaggagcagaaactaccacttttacagactttggtgtgtctcggcctggggacaggacccagagcctatgtaaatagacgtgacctatcttatatatatcatcattagtaacgaggccctgtgctCCACCAgaggccaaatgtgaggcggtgccaagggaggcattaggaaggcaATATGCCATAACCTGTTTTATCTAAGTTACATTGTAGTGAAGCGCATTCTCAATGATCAGACTGGTCATTCTACTTCTTTACACGAAATGGCTGGTggttattcaaataaattcaGCTTATCTTCTTATTTTAACGAGTTATTTCGTGAACAGCTGACTTTTAACACCTTACCCGTGTTCTCTCATTCATTACAAGCGCCCTTATGACACGGATTTGTTACACGCGAGTATGCACGAAAGACCATCGAACagcttttattttgtttcatcaaAGACTTTTAATTGCATCgattgaaaatgtgaaaatctaataatttaatgtaataattaatgGAAAATAACCGCTGATAAAATTTAAACCTTGATTACAATCAAGATGGTTTTGTCGTCAAACTTTGCATATTGGACCGTTACGTACTCGCGTCTTATACTACAATGACCCCGCGGACGCAGACGCATGTTTTGACTTGAGACAGGAAACGAGGAAAGCTGAAAAGTTATTTAGGGCATCTCAATAATATGTAATGTGTACCGTCTGGGTGGAATTAATTTTGCGATAGTAAGTATACCATGTGGAAGATCCATTTCAAGTTGAAATAACATCGGTAGAATGAATGATTGCGtaaatgtttgttgttttgtgaaTTTGTGTATTGAcacaaaaatgtaaacaaaaacgAAATCCGAAATGTAAACTGACAGTAGTCTAGCTCTGATGTGTAATCCCATTAATCCGTCGTGCTCGGGACTTCAAAGGGCGTCTGCATATACAAAGCGTCCTAAAAGTAGGCCAACAAAAAGAAAAGGGTACCCCCAAAGATCGTTTGATGTCACAGGTTTACTGTTTGACGACCAGTAGGCCTAGGCCTTATCAATTTTCGCCATTGCTTGTTTGTAACAAATGGTAATGAATATATCATGTGCATATTATACAGGTTAATTGAAACAccttacatgtatacatattttgtattgttaaaaaaaaacagctGAACATGGTCAGATTTAGATTCATGTATTTATAACAAGAATTGAAGATACAAGATAGTACAAAGTTAGTCCGAATGATTCTGACAATCTATCCGCTTTTTATATACTGACGTGGGCGGATGATAGTCTATCATCCCCCCACGTCAGTATATAAAAAGCGGATAGATAGTCAGAATCATTCGGACTAGTACAAAGTATAACATTAGCACTGTAGTGCTATTCTACCTACTGTTGtatcggaaaagatatcaccttctgactgactttccCAATGACTTAGCtataaaatatcacagacatCATACACTGCATGGAcagataaactttatttatatgTCATAGGGTCAAATGTGCTACgttaatttgtatatattgattACAAATATCAGTGAGTTAATATTGAACATGTGTGTATCACACTGGCGTTactatttaagcattaaactatcttcctatcttcctatggcatctatggtctatatagatgccagagctttgcagacaatcttcataattatTAACTCATTTTAAAGTATTTGCATTTACATTGTTTAAGTTAGATAGACTacccacaagatggaacagccatttgacaGTGATCAGTCAACATAAGTGAAAGTGATCGCCCATCTCAGATCTTTTTCCATACGTTGATCATGAGGTGTTCAACTTTGAAATCTTAACAGTAGACATATTATCCTTCCTGATATTATCCAAAATTTCCTTCTGTTTAATAATTAAgatcattttaaaattgatgaaAGAGATGacatttaaatcaaaatgttcAGCAGCCGTATATTTAGCTCTTGTAACATGTATAACAGTCAAAACCAAAGTTTTACAGACTTATTTGGTTCTAATTTTTAATGGATGTAAATGTTACAACATATTGAATAAATTGATGGGACCATAGAGCTCATTCATGAAGGGTCAGTCTCCACTAGATATTCTAGAGCCATGGTAAGATTCCTGATCAAATGATGattcatttaataattttacaaaactaaaaattcctgtatagtatatatacatgcattaatTATGATGCATAACATACATCAGTAGTTATAAAGCATGCATATTTGTCCATTTGAAAAGGTGTAGAGGGTGTTTTATACTTATTACCGTAACTTTTGTGATTTTCCTTTGTTAGAAAAGAAATCTGTTAAGTGTACCTGTGTGTACTATGATTTATGATGATTATAGAGTACTGGCTTTTTTTTCAACAGAAGGTAGCTGCTACAAATGTACACATGCAGTTACTTATTTGTGTCCAACCCATAACCAGTTCCATTTTGTCTATTAGAGGCAactgtgatatttatatattttctggttttcaaagtattttttaaacaacaaaacttAAAACTGATTCATTTGCTATAGATACAATAGTTGATATCATATTACCTATAAAAACAACCTggttaataagaccactttctccAAAGTCCAAATTGATTTTCGATACATTTGAATTTGAAAGACCTTGTTATTATCCCTGGGATGGTTTTATAGACCGTGGTTTGACTTCtacttttctttttattcttCAGATCATAACCAACACTGATTTCTAATATGGATGGAGAAGGTGATGGTACAGTTCAAACAGAGGATGGTGATAAGAGAATGGAGAGAGATGATGGCGGAACAAGTCCTAGTAAAGAGGATAGGACATCTCAGGGTAGGGAAGTCACTCCGACCCCAGAGGAAGGTGTTCAAACAAATGATGAGGAGTCTATTGCTTCTACTGAAACCACACTGACTACAAAGGCAGATCGCGAAGTACGAGAGTTGATGAAGTCAGTTATTGACTCCTCCGAGTCTATTGGAGATCAGTCAAGCCTCACACAAGATGGTAGTGAGGCTACAGAGATACATGTACCAGATCTTGATGTTAGtttcgaccaatcagaatctGGCTCCGTTGTTTGGGGAcagaaaactgaccaatcagagaATGGTTCAGTCGTTGACACTGGGGTAGATCAATCGGAATATATTGAGTTAGAGATAGAAAACATTGATCAGTCGGATAATGGATCTGTAGTGGAAATTGTACCAGCACAGGAAAACGACAGCATCAGAGAAGCCGATGAACCAGATTCTGCAGTAAATGAAGTAGCTTCTAGCACCAACTTTGGTGATAATGCAGACGATAATGATCGAAAGGTTTCAATATCGGACCAGTCTGATACAGGTTCTAGTACGCCAAAGGGTGGGTCAGATCAGGAAAATCCTAAAGAGGCAGAATCACCAGTGTTAATTACTCCCCAGCCAGATGGCACTGTGTCCCCCACAATACAGGTCAATGATGGTAACATATTTCCTGAAAAATCCTCTCAGGACAATTCTGAAGTTGGTGATATTTCCCCTCGTCTATCTGATGAAGAGATGTCTCAAAAGGGTGCAATGCCCGATTCCAAGTTACAAGAAAGGTCAGGAAATGGAACACCATTACAAGAAAGGTCAGAAAGTGGAACACCAGTACAAGAGAGGTCAGAAAGTGGAACACCAGTACCAGAAAGGCCAGAAAGTGGAACACCCGTACCAGAAAGGTCAGAAAGTGGAACACCATTAAGTTTACAATCGCAGGAAATTATACAAGATGGACAAGCTGTAGATCAACAAAGTTTGAATTCTGTGTCAAATGCTCAACTGGAAGAGTATGATAGCATGAGTTCATTTAACCAACACGCAGACCAAAAAGAAGAGGATCAGAGAAGTCAAGATGCAGACGGCAATACTTCTGTAAACATGAAAGCTAACGAGTACATCAGTAGTGAAACTAAGGACGGTGATGGTGACAAAGTTGATGATGGAATGGAGGATAAGAGGAAAGAAATAAGTAAAGAAATGGCAGATGAATCAGAGGAAGAGGACTCTAGTCAGTTTGCTCAGCTGATCGTTCAGCATGTTCTAGGCCATGCAGTATCCTCATTCAACGAAAGTGACACTTCACTTCATGATGATACAACTGAAGCTGGTTCATCAACATCCTTACCTGCAGATGGAGGTGTCAAACCGAAAGTAAATAGCTTGGCGACGACAACACTGCAAGCGGCTCCCATACAGGATAACATCAACCCTACATTTTATGGCAGTACTGGACCCCCAATATACCAGACTTCTGGTACAGAGGTGAATGTTTCACAGGATAAAAGTGGCAGAGAATTCGTCGCCAGGAGTCTGGCGGAATTTCAGATTGATAGCATAAATCTTGAGGATTCATCCGGTGGGAGCGGGTTAGAACTTCCTAAAAGGTCGAACATAACATTGGACTCAGAGATGGAAAATGAAACTTTTGATATCTCCATGGTTTCTGGAGAAAGTACCCAGACAGATAACCCTGAAGGTGTTCTCAGCGGGAAGGGAACAGCTCCAAGGAACACTAGTACTGTTGAGGATACAATGTCAGACACAGATTGTAGGCCGCCCGGATTACGTACGCTGGCTCCAGCACTGGCATCATATCCTGAATTTCCTGAAAACTATGGTAATTATCAGGTATGCAGAACAGTTGGACCTGACGAAAAAGAGTGCTTAATACTAGAAACAGGGGAAAATGTGACGGTTAAGAGGAATGCCAAAATACCCAAATCAGGTAAACAAATGGATACAGTCAATAGTGATCGATTTGTATCACAAAATCCAAATAGTGGCCAGTTTTCTCGTATTCCACTGCCGTCTGATGGCACCAGTAAATCTTTAGCTGAGAGACCAGGGACTGGCCCTGTTTACACATCTATACCTAGAGAGGATGAAGAAATTCACCGTAATCCCGTCAGTAGTGGTAAACCAGTCATATACAACCTAAACCATCCAGAACATCCTTCAGCCTTGATGTCTCAACAACATGGAAAACCAGATAGGGATTTTAACGACGATAGACATGTAGGCTACAACGGTAATTTGTCTGCAGGTGGTCACGGAGATCCATACAAAAATCAGATGGTCGATAGTCGTGTAGACCACAAGTCCAAGCATCCGGTGGACCAGGGTGATGGGAGGGATTATAACAGGTATGCGTCAACATCACAAGATCATGGGAGGTCAATTACACCAGGTCATCCCAGTTACCATGGCAATAGTGCGCGGATAGATCCTCAATTTCTCAACTCCGAAATATTCCAGGATCCAATTTCCATTCGGTTATCTCAGAATTCCAAAGGTAGCAAAAGAGTGGACCACAGGATTCTTCAGTCTTCTAGTTTGTATGCTCCTAATTCAggattaacaaatttaaattctaACATGCTGTCAAGTGAAAGTCATGGAGGACAATCTTCAAGGTCATTAAATGACATGGGACCAGATAGACAGCCTGCTGCACCACAATTTAGACTTCAGCTCCAGAGTGACCGTCCGTGTCCAGACGCAAGTACACAGAACCGAGGACCATTGATTACAGAGGAAGACCTACAGAGGTATAATGTGAACTTTACTGACCCCGGAGCCTATCAGAGGTACCAGCAGGTTCTGGCCAGAGAGAACAGTACAGGGGAAACCTACGCCAACTTCACGTCAGATCCATATCATGGTCAGACCGCACAACAAGAACAGACGTTAGAGT
The Argopecten irradians isolate NY chromosome 9, Ai_NY, whole genome shotgun sequence DNA segment above includes these coding regions:
- the LOC138331107 gene encoding uncharacterized protein isoform X1 — translated: MTYLTKRKTCFRRIWKQSNDVLFQARKSAASLQRFVSPMNVCMSMDHPQEKPEKVPNHSVKETMFLMCQAGVDVLTKLFQLVKISSTENCVKFHVSQPICQMSDCQLQYVERIKGSNSVMDKEFSDSLCFLRQAVSPEISVKSYIRPVSEIALSFSRQNLPIYGHLKKQPQFLFSNISKHDGREIKMNRSLFLHQVRQYSVDKTDYSPISDNMKGRLLSVPYHTHSSHHLFSALTSYRNSSQMRPSQVLVVKPLVTTSLKRQWISKKHYEFPELKEEDLEESFMRGGGAGGQAVAKTNNCVLLLHKPTGLQVKMHVSRSLEVNRKLAREKMVEKLDFLYNGENSYNEQKKAEKSKAKKKMKKKSELVREKMKAFKEGLEKMEDGHEDD